A region of the Cottoperca gobio chromosome 22, fCotGob3.1, whole genome shotgun sequence genome:
TCAGCGTTTGGCCTCACTGTTTCCTGAAGCCTCTTAGGATCGGATAAATGTTCTCAAACGCGTCGTAGATCTCTGCTCGTTCTTTAGCTCCTGAAATTTAACACATAACTACTTAATTATTACGACTTTACTTATAAAACGGTATGTAGAAATGGACTGAATTTCTCTCGTTACGATAAATTATCTTAAAATTAGAAGAAATAACCTCATAATTAAGATATCTGCATTTAATAAATGAGATTTGTAACTAATAATTAAGAGAAAAATATCTTGTAATTTCAAGAACTAATTACTGCACGTTAATTACACTtaacattgaaacattttagcatttagcaaAAACAGCTTCTTGTTAATCGACCTGAAAACCTCCCAAAAATCTGTTTCTATGGCAACATTTAAGAGAATTATGAGACAAATACCTTGTTTTTACCCTGTAAAGTTCTCTTGTAATTATGAGATACTTTGTCATAATTACTTGATAATTACTTATTATTGGCGAATGCATTGCACTCCCAAACTAAACAATGTTATAGACACAGGGATATTAAATGCGTTTGCTTTTACTGTTAACCATGTTGAGACATTTGAGTTTCATTACCGGTCAGAACCACTTTCCCAGACACGAAGATGAGCAGGACGATGCGAGGCTTCACCATGCGGTAGATGAGGCCTGGAAACAGCTCTGGTTCATAACTGTGAAGTTAAAACAGTTTCAATAAGCTTTTCAAtcatgggttagggttagggttagaataAACTGGGTGTATGCATGAGACGGAGACCTGCGCTGCGCTTTGATTCGTCTGCAGtctctttgtgctaagctaggctaacccgTCTCTTCAACATTTGTCAGGGTCTTTACCTGCTGAACTGTTGGTGTGTGAGTACGAGTCCCTCCAGTCTGATGGGGAAGCAGACGTCGCAGCTGGCCACCATGTTCTGGATCTTAAAGTCCATGAAGCGTGCTGGAAAGCCGAGTTTCTGCACCACCCGGGCGTATTTTCTGGCCGCCAATCGCGAGTGCTCCTCACTGCACGCACACGCAGGTTAgagagctttaaaaaaacagttcTGAGAACAGTCTCACTGGTAACTGGAGAAAAACTGAAAGACAAACAGGTAGACAGACCGACTGACCTCTTGGCTCCTGTACAGACCATCTTCCCGGAGCTAAAGATCAGCGCGGTGGTTCGCGGCTCTCTGATCCTCATGATGACCGCCGCAAAACgctgaaaacacaaaacgaCACCTGAACAATGCTGGTGAGACATTACATCAATCAGTCCATGTTTGCTGTACGGACTTATTACTGAACTCTAACTAACCGGAGTAAATGCTAATATACAAGTTTATGTTCTGAGCACCAGTTTGAAATAGTTACACTTCAGGTTTTGTTTATCATATCGGTGGATGGGTCCAACTACTGCAATACCCATGCGCCTCGGCTGCAGGTTTAAATATGAGAGAGTGTGAACCTGAAATACTTCTGGACATTTCtacaacacatgtacacaagTTCCCACTTTTCGTTTTAATCACTCAGGATGTAAACTGTGTCGTAAACTGGAGTCCGTCAAATCTGACTGTACCTTTGGGTTGTACTCGGCATTTCTGGCTTGGAGGGCGATAAACTTTAGATCCAGAGGACAGCACAGGTTCACTGTGGAGACAAtgttcctacacacacacacacacacacacacacacacacacacacacacacacacacacacacacacacacacacacacacacacacacacacacacacacacacacacaccaagaatCAGAAATTGAGGACTCCAGCGTCCGTATTTCTACAAGTGGTAACGCAAGGCAAACATTCGCTTCACATTGATCTGGACACACCTTGAGGCTGCTGATCTATACGTTTCTTTTTGTTCAGATTTAAACCACAATGAATGTGCTGCAACATGCCAATTTCATAAGGTTCTTACATGAAAGATTAAAgttctaagatgaaaacacagacaactcACACACCAGACAACACCATGGTAGTGACCCGTCagtcacaaggtagccacgtcCTAAACCATACGCTACTCATCTATTTTACTCATTCTTCTAtgaaatgaacatcatgctcaATTGAAGACTTCAAACTAGATTGAGACCATGAGCTGGTaaggaaaatgtaataataaatcaagttaTAAAAGGAGGCTCATTTtcaaagaacgagatcacgggtacaagcggccgaaatgggttttctcagacgggtggctggcgtctcccttagagatagggtgagaagctcagccatccgtgagagactcggagtagagccgctgctcctttacgttgaaaggagccagttgaggtggttcgggcatctagtaaggatgccacctgagcgcctccctagggaggtgttccaggcacgtccagctgggaggagaccccggggaagacccaggactcggtggagagattatatctcctcactgggaacgcctcgggatcccccagtctgagctggaggatgtggcccggagaagggaagattggggttccttactggagctgctgcccccgcgacccgatcccagataagcggtagacgatggatggatggattttctcatagacttctgtaCAACTGGACTTCTTTTTGTTCCCCCTGCTTGTTTAGGGCACTTTCTTATTTTGCTCTTCAGGGGGTTGCCGCTTAAGTACTACAGATAAAGTATCAGTACTATGTTTCTAGAGTCAGCAGTAACTTACTGTAACTGTGGGATGATCCCTGACCTCTCCGTCACAGGAGTCATGGGGGTCATGGGGGTCATAGGGGTCATGGGACAGAAGGGAGAGGCACCGATCCCCACCCCCGACATGGACGACCCTTGCCGAGGGTCAGCTGCTGCTAGTGTGGAATCCTGGGAGCTGTAGTCCACACAGATACCACTGTCCCGAGAGATGTCCAGAGCTGCAGTCTGACTCTCAGCTGAAACAACACGCAACAGTCACACCTCCTCtaataaagagtaaaaaggtttatttcattatgtccctttttttttaatgatcatATTGGTCCCTCTGATGTTTTTATATCCACACATTGTTTACTTGCTGTGTACTTTCAAACATCAGTGAAGCCGTACCTTTGTTGTCATGACGACTCTGCTCGACCTGCGCGCTGAGCTCATCAGGTAGGAAGCTGAGGTCAAGATCCTCCGCCACAGCGCCACTCGGCCTCGCCTTCACGGGCGGACGGGAGGAGTCCTGTAGAGAGGGGGCGGGGCCATCGAGGCCCAGCTCATCCTCCAAAAGGAAGTCatcctgcagaaaataattatCAAACATTTTTCACTGTTGCACTCTGTCCTGAGGTCAGCgtccaaaatgtaatattacactattaaaatcactttttaaaaatgttttagagtAAAAGTGGTCGCATTCAAACATTGAGCTTTATCTGCGTGACCTCAGTGGAAGACGTTCACCGCAGAGAAGTTTTCTGTACTAAAACATGACAGAGTTCAGAGCTCATGTTAGTTTGGTTAAAGGAACTTTAATTGTCTAATTAAAccaaatattgtaataaaaacaaggtgaaatgtgaatttgaaaaatgttttttggcaACAGAAATCTGAGAAAACTATGTTTTTATTCGCAGAATATTCAGACTGATCACTTTAACTTAGAAAACTCCACTTCATAAATGAAACAAGTTATCACCTCAGCTTCACTTCACACATGAGAACTCAACATGTGATTATCTGAACATGTTGATTTTAAGTAAAGTCTGTACTCACATTTGCAATGGAGTCATCAAAGTAACGCTCCAACGCCGACTCGTCCATGAGTGAAGATCCATTAGACCTGATTCAGGAGCTTCCAGGAGCTTCCAGGCTGAGGGCTGCACGGCTGCACACCTGCATCCAATCCTGAACTCATTAACACTCAACAGATTTCACCTGAAGGGAAACACACTTCATACATCTGACAGACTCTGACTGCTGCTCTTAATCGGTTTAAAACCAAAATCTGAAAAGGACTTTAATTATCAATGATTTAAAACCCTTCATGGATTTCATTGTATTGCTTCTCAACTTGTAAACATAAACTTAATATAATATCCATTTTTGTATTACTGCTTATTCGTGGTTATTTTTAACCTCTCCTGCACAATGTTCAAACTTTTTCATTAATCTCACTCATcgttattattatatcatcatcataattatttatcattatattaattattattattatcacagtGCAGTTAATCCTCCCTCCTGCAGGAGGATCCGCTTTGCCTCAATCGCGATAGGAAAGGAGCTCTGCGCATGCGCACCGGATGTAAACAAAGCAGCATGGCACCGTGAGGCTCGGAGAGGTCTGACAGCAGCCGAGTTTATCGGTTATCAATGatcttttaatatatttctgatCAGATATCTgaggttgtgtgtttgtgatgacgGAGAAACAAAATGGAGTCTGTGAAGAAACGACTGACTGAGTTTTCAGAGGAGGCTCACGGTGAGACTGAGCAGTACTGTTGATACTGTAGTACAGTATTACTGCTGCTGGTAGTACTACAACtaactattactgctactacaatcactactactactactactactactactactactactactgttaatACTACAATAATCTCCACTACTACTACAGTTACTTTTTACTGTCACTCAAACTACTGCAACATACTACAACTATCACTACTACCAGTATCCTATTAGTACTATAACTTCTACTTAACACTGATACAGATACTCTTTCTTTTCCATGACTCCTGCAGCAACTACTACCATCACTACTGGTACTACTAGTATTGCAacttctactattactaccatCTTTCTGCACAGCTGTTCCAcctttaattcagatatactgtatatttttatacaatatttatttcacagctaatattactaatactaGATTATGCAGATATGTTCTACCAGAATAAGAAACAAATCTTCGTGCTCTTGATGTAGTTTATGATAATCTCTGTAGATTTGTTTTGATGTTGATCATAGTGAGTGTTTATTGATTACCTTTCAGATCTGTATCTGAACCAATCAGTGCCCTACCTGGAGGAGCCACCGGACCCGCTGCACTTCTACCGACACTGGATTGGTCCAAACAAGCCCTGCATCATCCGCAACGCTTTCAGCCATTGGCCGGCTCTGTCCAGGTGGACGCCAGAGTACCTGAGGTGAGGAAGCCCCGCCCACCCAATGTTAATCCTTCTGTGGTGTCAGGACGTGACCTGTTTGCTGTCTGCAGGGAGAAggtggggtcaaaggtcatcagCGTCGCAGTGACTCCTAACGGCTACGCTGATGCTGTTAACGGCGACCGCTTCGTGATGCCGGAGGAGAGACGCATGAGCTTTTCTTCTGTGCTCGATATCATCGAGGGGAAGGtgagagatgctgctgccccctgTAGGACCACAGGAGTACTACACAGTACTGCGCACCGTATAAATCTACTAAATATTAATTTttatacattgtgtgtgtgtgtgtgtgtgtgtgtttcaggtgcaGAAGCGTGGAGTGTTTTATGTTCAGAAGCAGTGCTCTAACCTGCTGGACGAGCTGCCGGAGCTCACAGACGACGTGGAGCCTCATGTGTCCTGGATGAGCGCCGCACTCGGTGAGTTCACACTACTGAGCATGACACCTGACGGTTCAGGGGGCGGGGGTTTACAGGGTCCCTGCGTCTGCTACGTCTCGCTAATAAATGTTGAGCTGGAACAATGAGCCCATCAACAGAAAATGTCTTTAACAATTTTAATAATGGATTCTTCTTGAATAAGAAGTACTGACTAACACCTGGATATTAAAGCTGCAACGataaatcgattaatcgttcgacaactattttgataatttttcttttttcagtcgTTTTCAAgctaaaatagtgaaaaaacaaaagtgaagtcATGTTGAACTAatttcttgacattttatagaccaacgatttatttattaatcaggAAAATAATCGACATATTTATCGATAATAAATCtaattgtttcagtttcagtaAATATTTGACCCAGTTGTCACATGGCcgacatttcacacaaaacagCTTCTAAAACTTGATCAAAACTTTTTATTCGTTCAGCATGTTAGAAAACAGGAAGTCCCACAAGCgctgaaaaatgtcaaaatggtaAAAATAGAATCAGAACTTTTTATATTTACGTCGGCGTCTCTCAGAGGATCTGGTCTCTCCGTCGGTCGAGTTCTTCAGACAGACTCCTCATGCTCCTCCCCATCTTTTTTGGGTTCTTCACCCTCTGTTGGTAGCTGAACTTGTCGAAGCCCTGGTGTTTTCTTCCCGGTTTGAAGCCGAACAGCTCGTCCTTCTTGAACTCGTCCACAAACCTGGACACGTCCTCTGTCCTGCTGCAGGACGAGGATGTCAGGCGGGACAGGTAGGTGGACAGGTTCAGAGGGTTTCCTCCTGTGAAGAAGAGTCTGTCCAGATGTTTGGCCTGAGCTCCGGCCAGCTGGGCGctctgctccacctgctgctttgtAAAGCTGCCTTTACCGAACTCGATCACACCTGAGAGGACAGGAAGTCCACGTCAAACACCGGCGgatggttgttgttgttttttcccctgTTTGTTTGGGTTCCCTTAACAGCAGCAGTTCACACTAAAGTCGTCTTTAGCGACATACTTATACAGAGTTATCTATATATTCAACTTTTTACAATGTAATTATAGAAGACAAAAATAGAACATGGtgtgttgttcatttaaagatAAAACAGCCGACCTTTGAACTCGTTGATCATGAGCTCAGTGAGAAGGTCCACGCTGACgtttcctccagatgttccctgAAGATTCAACACTCGGTTCCACTTCATGTCCTGTCTGACCCGCTCCGGGTAGAACCCCTCCATCCCTGTTCACAACACAGTAACCATGACAACAGCCATGACAACATGACTCTGGGTACATCCCGAGTCTCTAATTTGATATTTCCTCGTTGAACTGGAAGTGATTCTGGTGCGCCATCTTGAAGACCGTCCCAAAGCTcttatttctttgaggaagtctGCATTTGCAAATGCTAATGTTCTGGTCGTTGCTACACACATGTACGTTACAGTATATCTAGGCGGGGGCTACACTTCCCTCCAGTCTGTAGTGGGCGGGGCTTGATGACACCGACCAACCAGCTGAGTCCTACCTGTGATCATCTggtggctgctgctgaagaGCTGCAGGTGTTGTCTGCTCCACAGCAGAACCATGTCCATCCTCCAGAAGTCCGTCATGGCTTCTCCGTCTCCCTCTTGGATGGCGTCCCGTCTGGCCATGTGATACAGCCCCTCCCACACCACCGCCCTTGTGTAGTTCAACACGAAGTCCTCCTCTCCGTCGGCCGCCATAGAGCAGGACTCTGAGCAGAACCACGGAGCTGGAACACAAACATGTTATCGTCACGTTCAGATGAATCACTAATAATAGGCGTATTAAAACGTTTGAATATAAAGTCTCACTCTGTTGGGCTCTGGTCTGCTCGGCTGTTGTCAGACAGTCCCTGTGGTACCACTCGTGTCTCCTGCACTTGTCCATCAGTCCACACTGGACCATCTGCCCCCCCTTCTGCTCCTTACAGTGACAGTACACATAGGTCCCATCTGCACTGCAGTCTGGACCACAGAACCAGTCCTCATGTGGGTCTGATTGGGTCTGAGCCCGAGCACAGCCTTCATGGAACAAGATTACTGGACACAAGTTACTGCAGCAGCGCACCAGCTGCTCACCTGGTTTCTCTACAACGACAAGCACACATGTGGTGTTAAAGACAGAATTATTCTATCggataaaagcttttaaaacattttttgtctgGGCTCCCGCTGAGTTTGCACCTTCTCTGCAGTAACAGAAGGggaatattttcttcttctctccatctcctgcagcagcagcagctgctgtgttGATGTCCTCCTGACGTGGAGGCATCCACACCAGATCCACTAGTCTGTGAGCGAGTTCACTCAGCCAGTCCATCTGAGCCGAGACTTGAGAGGGGTAGTCTGAGGGTCTTTTGTCCACAGAGTCCAGGCCGCAGTCCGTCACAGCAAACAGAGTCACGTACGCTGTCGTCACAAActgcaaaatatacatttactttTGGTTAGGGAGCAGAAACTTagtgaattaaataaatcagtaaTTACCAAGACCATCAGTGTGAACTGCTGCTAGCGTCCCCTAAACAACTAAATCTGCGGTTTACAATCCAGCGTCTCACCGTGATGAAGTCCCAGATGTTCAGGAAGTAATCTTTGGCCGTGTTGTTAAACGTCTTAAAGTGAAACTTTGAGACGATGTGATGAAGAGTTCCTCGATCGTTCTCACTCTTCTCACTGAGAAGCATCTTTATCATTTCCTGAAAAAAAAGTTGTCAAGCAACACAGTTtataatacaaacacactggCTTTtattactgtgaagcagctggaagacttttattgtgaagtagctggaagacttttactgtgaagcagctggaagacttttattgtgaagtagctggaagacttttactgtgaagcagctggaagacttttactgtgacacagctggaggacttttattgtgaagtagctggaagacttttactgtgaagcagctggaagacttttactgtgacacagctggaggacttttattgtgaagtagctggaagacttttactgtgacaCAGCTGgaagacttttattgtgaagtagctggaggacttttattgtgaagtagctggaggacttttattgtgaagtagctggaggacttttattgtgaagcagctagaagacttttattgtgaagtagctggaagacttttactgtgaagcagctgaaggacttttattgtgaagcagctggaggacttttattgtgaagcagctggaggacttttattgtgacagcAGCTGGAGGACGTTTATTGTGAAGTAACTGgaggacttttattgtgaagtagctggaggacttttacttgtgacaGTAGCTGgaggacttttattgtgaagcagctggaagacttttattgtgacagtAGCTggaggacttttacttgtgaagcagctggaggacttttactgtgaagtagctggaagacttttattgtgaagtagctggaggacttttactgtgaagcagcagaTGATGTATACATAGTGTTTGAGTTagcctaaaataaatattaacccTAAAATAATGAAACCATCTCGATTTCATCACAAACTGCGACATTAATTCATTACAGCTGtcagtgtttattattttagtatGATGAAGTTTTTCTCACCTCGTGGAACAGATGTTCCTTATGAAACTCTTGTGGAGCTTCTACGAGTCCAGTCAAACTTCATGTCAGGGTTCGGGTTCGGAGTTTCGtttttctgtgttgtgttgccgGGCTCGGTCCTGTCGGTGCCGAAGACGTCCCCACAACACAGGATGTGGTGCGGCGTCCCAGAAACCACAGGGATGTAGTCTTTCAGGCCGTACGCTGCGCTGACAGATTCCTCTGTGGTGTTTGGTATCACTGCACCCAGACTCACCTGAGGGGAAACAACAAATCAAGTCAGTTGAAAGGACTTCTTTGAGAATTCACTGAGCAGGTGCAGACAGCTGGGACTCACGGTGGTGCTCTCCTCCTTCATCAGGTTGGAGTAGATGTGAGGAATGTGCCTCACCACTCGACCTCTCGGTCCTTCC
Encoded here:
- the tbpl2 gene encoding TATA box-binding protein-like 2, with translation MDESALERYFDDSIANDDFLLEDELGLDGPAPSLQDSSRPPVKARPSGAVAEDLDLSFLPDELSAQVEQSRHDNKAESQTAALDISRDSGICVDYSSQDSTLAAADPRQGSSMSGVGIGASPFCPMTPMTPMTPMTPVTERSGIIPQLQNIVSTVNLCCPLDLKFIALQARNAEYNPKRFAAVIMRIREPRTTALIFSSGKMVCTGAKSEEHSRLAARKYARVVQKLGFPARFMDFKIQNMVASCDVCFPIRLEGLVLTHQQFSSYEPELFPGLIYRMVKPRIVLLIFVSGKVVLTGAKERAEIYDAFENIYPILRGFRKQ
- the LOC115027841 gene encoding uncharacterized protein LOC115027841 isoform X1; the protein is MLLSEKSENDRGTLHHIVSKFHFKTFNNTAKDYFLNIWDFITFVTTAYVTLFAVTDCGLDSVDKRPSDYPSQVSAQMDWLSELAHRLVDLVWMPPRQEDINTAAAAAAGDGEKKKIFPFCYCREEKPGEQLVRCCSNLCPVILFHEGCARAQTQSDPHEDWFCGPDCSADGTYVYCHCKEQKGGQMVQCGLMDKCRRHEWYHRDCLTTAEQTRAQQTPWFCSESCSMAADGEEDFVLNYTRAVVWEGLYHMARRDAIQEGDGEAMTDFWRMDMVLLWSRQHLQLFSSSHQMITGMEGFYPERVRQDMKWNRVLNLQGTSGGNVSVDLLTELMINEFKGVIEFGKGSFTKQQVEQSAQLAGAQAKHLDRLFFTGGNPLNLSTYLSRLTSSSCSRTEDVSRFVDEFKKDELFGFKPGRKHQGFDKFSYQQRVKNPKKMGRSMRSLSEELDRRRDQIL
- the LOC115027841 gene encoding uncharacterized protein LOC115027841 isoform X2 produces the protein MDWLSELAHRLVDLVWMPPRQEDINTAAAAAAGDGEKKKIFPFCYCREEKPGEQLVRCCSNLCPVILFHEGCARAQTQSDPHEDWFCGPDCSADGTYVYCHCKEQKGGQMVQCGLMDKCRRHEWYHRDCLTTAEQTRAQQTPWFCSESCSMAADGEEDFVLNYTRAVVWEGLYHMARRDAIQEGDGEAMTDFWRMDMVLLWSRQHLQLFSSSHQMITGMEGFYPERVRQDMKWNRVLNLQGTSGGNVSVDLLTELMINEFKGVIEFGKGSFTKQQVEQSAQLAGAQAKHLDRLFFTGGNPLNLSTYLSRLTSSSCSRTEDVSRFVDEFKKDELFGFKPGRKHQGFDKFSYQQRVKNPKKMGRSMRSLSEELDRRRDQIL